One window from the genome of Bdellovibrio sp. NC01 encodes:
- a CDS encoding lipocalin family protein: protein MKIIVVIGTLILLGGCGTMSSTKPLPTVSHVDISRFMGDWYVVANIPTFVEKGATNAIESYSWNEKENRIDVDFRFNADTPKGPVKRYPQKAWIYDKNTNAEWRVQPWWPLKFSYLIIDLAPDYSYTVIGVPSRNYVWIMARKPVMDSALFAEVVSKVQSFGYDTSKIQKVPQIW from the coding sequence ATGAAAATCATCGTTGTTATTGGCACTCTAATTTTGCTGGGAGGATGTGGAACGATGTCTTCGACAAAACCACTACCAACGGTTTCCCATGTCGACATTTCCAGATTCATGGGAGATTGGTACGTCGTTGCAAATATCCCAACCTTCGTTGAAAAGGGCGCCACAAACGCGATCGAATCATACTCGTGGAATGAAAAAGAAAATCGGATCGACGTTGATTTTCGCTTTAATGCCGACACGCCGAAAGGTCCTGTAAAGCGCTATCCTCAAAAAGCTTGGATCTATGACAAGAATACAAATGCTGAATGGAGAGTGCAGCCTTGGTGGCCTCTTAAGTTTTCGTATCTTATCATAGATCTGGCACCTGATTATTCGTACACGGTGATCGGGGTTCCAAGTCGTAACTACGTATGGATAATGGCGCGAAAGCCAGTGATGGATTCCGCGCTTTTTGCAGAGGTTGTTTCTAAGGTGCAGTCTTTTGGTTACGACACTTCAAAAATACAAAAGGTGCCGCAAATTTGGTAA
- a CDS encoding lipocalin family protein, translating into MKKLVSSLALILFFGFATAHAADRTDPEVVSTVDFAKYAGMWYEIAHAPNFFQRGCVRSTAEYAVQSAVSVSVKNTCYKANGSKSDITGEAKVVDSAVPAKLKVRFNFFARGDYWIVDLDPDYQWSVVSGPNKKSLFILSRQAPMDEQILNSIIVRLKQRGFNVDDLIYDQY; encoded by the coding sequence ATGAAAAAATTAGTTTCGTCCTTGGCCCTAATTCTATTTTTTGGTTTTGCAACGGCCCATGCCGCGGATCGCACGGACCCTGAAGTCGTTTCGACGGTTGATTTCGCAAAGTATGCGGGTATGTGGTATGAGATCGCTCATGCACCAAACTTCTTTCAGCGTGGTTGTGTACGCTCGACAGCTGAATACGCCGTTCAGTCTGCGGTTTCAGTTTCCGTGAAGAACACTTGCTACAAAGCAAATGGCTCAAAGAGCGATATCACGGGTGAAGCAAAGGTCGTGGACTCGGCTGTGCCAGCAAAACTTAAGGTTCGTTTCAACTTTTTTGCTCGCGGTGATTATTGGATCGTGGATTTGGATCCGGACTATCAGTGGTCCGTTGTCAGTGGGCCAAATAAGAAGTCACTGTTTATCCTGTCCCGCCAGGCTCCGATGGATGAACAGATCTTAAATTCAATCATCGTCAGACTGAAGCAACGCGGTTTCAATGTTGATGACCTTATTTATGACCAGTATTGA
- a CDS encoding MerR family transcriptional regulator: MTKNESFSIRQVIELTGISEFTLRGWETRYKAFKPKRSETGRRLYSRQDIEKARLLQALIDKGYKIGNIAKLNLADLEKILPQQETANATAAPANKHVESIYKILDLAHLFKWDEVADLLHKKRRDLKPDMFIANLLTPLAGQIGQQVAHGQLTVGQEHILSAFIKEQLILVQKESKKTKAKSRLVMTTPEGDLHDLGISFASSLSRIEGLKTLYLGPSTPKKDLSETCLRYDATHLLISSTVSENEGAKESLFSYINFLDRNLPSQIVFLLAGRNTAQLKLNLKRDVVIFSSMSEFQSYLKDLT; encoded by the coding sequence ATGACCAAAAATGAATCGTTTTCGATTAGACAAGTTATTGAGCTTACTGGGATTTCCGAGTTTACATTGCGCGGCTGGGAAACACGTTATAAAGCTTTCAAACCAAAGCGCAGTGAAACGGGACGAAGACTCTATTCTCGTCAAGACATCGAAAAGGCTCGTTTATTACAGGCCCTTATCGACAAGGGCTACAAGATCGGCAATATTGCCAAGCTCAACTTAGCGGATTTAGAAAAAATCCTTCCACAACAAGAAACCGCTAATGCAACTGCCGCTCCCGCCAACAAACATGTCGAGTCCATATATAAAATCTTGGATCTTGCCCACCTGTTTAAATGGGATGAAGTTGCGGATCTTCTTCATAAAAAGAGACGCGACTTAAAACCGGATATGTTTATTGCCAACCTCCTTACCCCACTTGCTGGCCAGATCGGCCAACAGGTAGCACACGGACAGCTTACTGTCGGGCAAGAACACATTTTATCTGCATTTATCAAAGAACAATTAATTCTCGTACAAAAGGAAAGCAAAAAAACTAAAGCGAAATCACGCTTGGTTATGACCACGCCAGAAGGAGATTTACACGATTTAGGAATCTCTTTCGCTTCAAGCTTAAGCCGAATTGAAGGCTTAAAAACATTATATCTAGGACCAAGCACCCCGAAAAAAGACCTGAGTGAAACGTGCCTCCGCTACGATGCCACTCATCTTTTAATCTCAAGCACGGTGTCAGAAAATGAAGGCGCGAAGGAAAGTCTTTTTAGTTACATTAACTTCTTGGACAGAAACCTGCCTTCGCAGATCGTATTTCTTCTGGCTGGAAGAAATACTGCTCAGCTAAAATTGAATTTAAAACGTGATGTCGTGATTTTCTCCTCTATGAGTGAATTTCAAAGTTATTTGAAAGACCTAACCTGA